Part of the Candidatus Binatia bacterium genome is shown below.
CGGAGGTCCGCATAATTTGCCCGCGCGGCTCGTTGATCCGGCTGGTGGTCTTGCCGACTTCGTAGCTCACCATCTGGCCGCTTCGCTTGGGCGCGCTTTCCTTTTGCGCGGCTTCTTTCTGCGCGCCGTCTTTCTGATTCAGCGCTTCGCCTCCGGGTATGTTGGACTGTACTCCGGGCACGCCCGCGGTTTTGGATTTTCCCGGCGCATCCTCGAGGAATTGCTGCGCGCGCACGACCTGGTTGTTGGGATCGAACTGCTCGCGGAGCATCTGCGTTTCTTGAAAGCTCATCTGCGCGTTGACGCGCACGACGGTTCTGCCGGAGCCCACGACCGGGTCGAGCATCGTCTCGATTCGCCGCTCCAGTTCCTGCTCGAAGCGCACTTTCAACTGATGGAGAGATTCGCCCTCGCTCGCCGCCCCGGCGCCCGCCGCCGGCAAACCGAGCAAGCGCCGCCCGGAGGTGTCGATCACATTGACGCGGTCGGGCGTCAGCTTGGGCACCGACGTCGATATCAGGTGGATGATGCCGTCGACCTGCTCCGTGGTGAGGTGATAGCCGGGTCTCAGCTCGACGACGGCGGAGGCCGACGGTTTTTCTTCTTCCGCGAGAAAATTCGAGCGCGACGGCAGCGCCAGGTGCACCCGGCTCGACTGGACCGCGCCGAGACTGTTGATCGTGCGCGCCAGCTCGCCTTGCAGCGCCCTCAGATAATTGACCTGCTGGGTAAACTCGCTCATGCCGAAGGAGGTTTTCTCGAAAATCTCGAAGCCGACTCCGCCGCCCGAGGGAATGCCCTTGCCGGCGAGCTTCAGCCGCGCCTCATAGACGATCTGGCGCGGCACGGCGATCACCGAGCCGTCGCCGCGGAGCTGAAAGGGAATTTTATCGGCCTCGAGCTCGCGGATGACGGCGGCGCCGTCCTGCGGCGAAAGATTGGTGAAAAGCGGGCTGTAATAACCCTGTTTAAAAAGGTAGTTTCCCGCGGCCGCCAGGACCAGGAAAACCGGCACGGCGAGAACGATCAGGCGCTTTTGTTTCGGCGAGAGCGAAGATAAAAAATGCCCCAACCATTGTCGGGCGTTGTTGAAAATTTGCAGGATCTGTTGGGGCATAAATATCTATGGCTACGAGAACCGGGCTGAATCCTCATCTTGGCTGAAAGCTGACCGTTTATCGCTGATCGCTATTCACGTCATACCTGCATGCGGATGATTTCCTGGTAGGCTTCCAGGACTTTGTTGCGCACCTGCATCATGAAGCGAAACGAGACATCCGCTTTCTCCAGAGCGACCATGGTGTCTTGCAGGTCGCCCTTGCCTTCGGCGACGAGCTGCTGAATCGCCTGGTCCGCCTTCTGCTGGAGCTGGTTGGCTTCTCCCACGGCCTCCTTGAGATACGTGCCGAACTCCGCCTTCGTCGGATTGGAAGCCGCCTTGGGAAGCTGTCCGACCTCGGGCAACAGGGCCTTCGTGCCTAATTCTTTGATCGTCATAGTCCGTTCTCCCGAAAAACAATTTTACGGCTGGCGGCCGAAGTCCAAGAGCCGCCGCACCAGTCCCTTGGTCGCGTTGAAGACCGCAAGATTCGCCTCGTACGAGCGCACCGCCGACATGAGATCGGCCATCTCCTCCATGACGTTGATATCCGGATAGAAAACGTATCCTTGAGCGTCGGCGTCGGGATGCTCGGGATCATAGACCCGTCTCGGCGCCTTGCTGCTTTCACGCACGCCCGCGACTTCCACGGTTAAAATTCCGCTCGGCCGCTGCTGGGAAAACCCAACCGTCATGAGCGAAGAGAAATTCTCCTCCTCGACCGGCGCGGCCTGAAAGATGATGTCTCTCCTTCGATACGGGCCGCCCTCGGGCGTGCGCGTGGTCTCGGAGTTCACGAGATTCCCCGAGACGACGCTCATGCGGTCGCGCTGCGCGTTCATGCCCGCGCTGCTCACGGTCAAAATTCTGTAGAGATCCATATCGACCTATCTCCTTCCTTCGCTGATCGCGTAGCGCAGGGCCGCGAGCTTCCGCCCCAGCAAAACGAGACTGGTCTCGTACGAAAGCGAGTTCTCGACCAGGTTCGCGATCTGCCGGTCGAGATCGACGGAGTTGCCGTCCAATTTGGCTTCGGCTTCCTGCACGACGAGCGCCGGTTCGATCGCGCCGCCCTGCGGAAAACCAATCGAGGGCGCGCTGATCAGTTGAATGCCCGGCGTCTTCGGAAACTGAACCGGCGCGTTTTCCGGCGCGACCAGCGCGCGCAGCGCCGCGGCAAAGTCGATGTCCTTGGCGCGGTATCCGGGCGTGTCGGCATTGGCGATATTTCCCGCCAAAAGCTCATGCCGCATCGAGCGCAGCCGCATCGAAAGCTGAAGCAGGTCGTGCGTCGCATTGAACAGTGTAAAGCCCGCCATTATGCCTCCATCTGACATTGCCTAAGCCGGTACTGCTTAAGCTTGTTGCGCAAGGTCCTGACGCTGATGCCGAGGAGCTTCGCCGCCTCGGTGCGGTTGTTGCGGACCTCCGCTAGAGTCTTCCAGATCAACTTCTCTTCCATCTCCCTGACCGAGATGCCGGGCGCGATCTTGTCCACGCCGTTATTGGCCGAAGGCGTTTCGGGCGCCGCCGCAATCGCGTTCCAGACTCTCGACTGCGCGCCCACGACCGCCGCCATGTCGTCGTCCAGGAGCAGATGCTCCCGCTCGATGAGCCCTCCCGCGGCGATGATCGCCGCCCGTTCGAGCACGTTGAAAAGCTCGCGAATATTGCCCGGCCACGCTCGCGCCATGAGCTCGGCCAGCGCCCCGGGCGAGAGCGAAGTTTTTTTGTAGCCCCGGCCGGAAAAAAAGTCGCGCGCCAGCGGCTCGATGTCCTGCATTCTCTCGCGCAGAGCGGGAAGCCGGAGCGGAATCACGTTGAGGCGGTAAAAAAGATCTTCGCGGAAAGTCCCCGCGCGCACCATCTCGCGGAGATCGCGGTTGGTCGTGGCGATGACGCGCGCGTCGATCGCGAGCGGCCGTTTTCCGCCCAACCGGTCCACTTCGCGCTCTTGCAGCACGCGCAAAAGCTTGGCTTGCAGCGCCAGCGGCATCTCGCTCACTTCGTCGAGCAGCAGGGTTCCCTTGTGCGCCAGCTCGAACTTTCCCGGCTTGGCGGCGACGGCGCCGGTGAACGCGCCTTTTTCATGGCCGAACAATTCGGATTCCAAAAGACCTTCGGGGAGCGCGGCGCAGTTGACGGCGACGAAAGGCCCGCTGTCGCGCCGGCTGCGCACGTGGATGAAGCGCGCGAGCAATTCCTTGCCCGTGCCGCTCTCGCCGGTGATCAGGACCGCGGCGTGCGACTTCGCCACCTGCGCGGCGAATTTGAGCAGCGCGTGCATTTGCGGGTGCGTCGTCACGATATCGTCGGTCGCGAGCTCGCCGCGCGCGCCGTCGGCGCCGTCGGTGAGCGCGTTCTCGACGAGCGAGATCAGCTCGCGGTAGGAAAACGGCTTGACGAGAAAATCGTAAGCGCCGACCTTCATCGCCTCGACGGCTTCCGGCACCGTGGCGTAGCCGCTCACCATGATGAACGGGATGCCTTGAAAGCGCTTCAGAAGCTCCATCCCGCCCACGGCCGGCATGCGCACGTCGCTCACGACGAGGTCCACGCCGCCCTGGTCGATCGCGTGCCCGGCCTCTTCGCCGTCGGCGCAGGCCGTCACGCCGTAGCCGGCGGTCTTGAGCGCTTCGTCGAGCGCCGCGCGCATCGTCGGGTCGTCATCAGCTATCAGAATCTGTTTCTGCATATTCCTCCACGCTACCAGCAACAGGCAGCAGCAGAACGAAACGGCTTCCGCGTCCCGGCTCCGACGTGACCTCGATGGAGCCGTGATGAGCGCGGACGATCTTGTGCGTGAGCGCGAGACCCAGGCCGGTCCCCGCCGCCTTTGTGGTGAAAAAAGGATCGAAGATGCGCTCGCGATTTTCCGGCGCGATCCCGATTCCGTCGTCGATGATACTCAACTCCAGGGTTCGATGGATGCGGCCGTTCACGGTGTAGCGCGGCGAACGCGTCACCGTGAGCCGCACTTCTCCTCCGTCGGGCATCGCCTCTTTCGCGTTGGCCACGAGATTGAGAAGCGCCTGCGCCAGGAGCCCGCGGTCGCCCCATAGAGGAGGGAGCCCGGGCTCGATATCCAAATTGAGCCGCCATTGTCCCGAGCGGAAAAGCGGGCTCGTCAGCTCTTTCAAGTCGCGCATCAACAAACCGACCGGCACCAGATCGGCCGCGATCGCTGGCTCGGCGCCGAAAGAAAGCAAATGGGAAATCGTCGTGTAGAGCCGGTTGACCGCGCTCAAAATCTCGCCGGCCACCCTCTGGCTGTCGGCGTCGCCCTTTTCTTTGAGCAGCGAAGCGTAAAGCTCGATGCCGCCGAGCGGGCTCCGGATCTGATGGGCCATCTCCGCCGCCATCTCGCCCAGCGCGGCGAGCCGGCGCGTCCGCGCCGCCTCCGCTTCGAGCCGCTTCAGCCGCCCCACGTCCTGGAGCACCAGCACGTAGCCGCCGCTCTGATTCTCATGGACGACGATTTCCGAGATCGTTAGGTGCACGGGGACGGTCGTCCCATCGGGCAATTTGACGCTGCGTTCGCATTCCAGGGGGAGAACGTCGCGCCGGCCCTGTTCGAGACAGCGCATCAATCTTTCGCCCGTGAGCCGGGACAATTGCTCGCGACTGCCCTCGCCCGCCAGCTCCGTCCAGCGGCGATTGACGAGCGTGGGATTGAGCTCCGGGTCCAGCACCAGGACTCCGGCTTTGAGACTCTCCAAAATCGACAGCAGATAGGCGCGGGCCCTCTCGCGCTCGAACAGGCTTTTTTCCAGCTCGCGATTTTTTCTTTCCAGCTCGCCGTCGAGGTTGGCGACGCGGAGCTGGAGCCGTCGATATTCCTGGGTCAGCTCGATGCTGCTTTGTTGGAAGCGCGAGATCAGATCGGCGAGGACGCCCACGTCGACTTCGGCGGTTGTTTGACAGATTTGCTCAGCAACGGACTGCATGATTTTTCACTTTCGCTCGGCAAAATTTGCAATCGTTGTGCCAGTTATTTCCGGCGCCCAAGAACATGCATCACGCCCTTACGTCACGACGCGGCAAGGCCCGTCATGCTGCCGTCGGGAAAAATTTGCCGCCCCGCCGTCAAGGAAAACCGGTCGCGCGTCAAGTTCCCGACGGAAGACAGCGGCAGCGCGAATTGGCGCGCGATCTGCTCCTGGCGCCTGAGACGCTCGACCAGGGTCGTGCGGTTGAGTTTCAATAGCTCGGCGGCGCGGCTCTTGTTGCCGCCGGTGCGCTGAAGGGCCTGGCGCATCAAATCGCCTTCGATGATTTTCAACAGCGCGTCCAGATCCACGCCTTCGTTAGGCAGAGAGACGGCGGCGCTTATCTCGCCTTTTGCCACGCGCTTCTCGGCGAGATAACCGGGCAGATCCTTGGCGCGGATCACTCCGTCTTCGTTCAGGACCACGAGGCGCTCCATCAAATTCTCCAACTCGCGAACGTTCCCCGGCCAGTCGTAGCGCTTGAGCAGCTCTAAGGCTTCGCTCTCGATGGTCTCGATGGCTTTGCCTTTTTTTCGGCTATGGAGGAGGAGAAAGTGGCCGATCAAGAGCGGAACGTCTTCCCGACGTTCCCTGAGCGGCGGCAGAAAAATCGGCAGGACGTTCAGGCGATAGAACAGATCTTCACGAAAGCGCTCTTCCGTCACCGCCTGTCGTAAATCTCTGTTGGTTGCGGCTATGACGCGGACGTCCACGCGCACCGCCTTGTCGCTGCCGACCGGCTCGAATACCCGATCTTGCAAGACGCGGAGGAGCTTGACCTGGAGCTTCGGGCTCATCTCGCCGACTTCATCGAGAAAAAGCGTACCGCCGTGCGCCAACTGGAACCGTCCCTGGCGGGCGTTCACCGCGCCGGTGAAAGCGCCGCGCACGTGTCCGAACAGCTCGCTCTCCAAAAGCTCTTCCGGGATCGCCGCGCAGTTGACCGGCACGAAGGGCTGCGAAACCCTGTTGCCCATGTTATGGATGGCGTTGGCGACCATCTCTTTGCCGGTGCCGCTCTCTCCCATGATCAGGACGGTGGCATCGCTGCCTGCGAGCTTGAGGATGAGATTGAAGATTTGCCGCATGACCGGGCTCCCGGCCACCATGCCGATGGTTTGCCAAGGCAAGCTCGCCGCCGTCTGATCGAGTAAAGAGTCGATGCTTGTCGTCATAATTTTCCTTCCTTGGAGTCAAAAACTGCCGCGCGATTCGCTCGGCGCGGGAAAATTTTTCCGTGTGATGATTCGGTGGCGCTCTGCAATTTGAAAGCCAGGGTCGGGCGTGAAGAGTTCGGTGGATATTGAACGAAGGCGTCGGCCACGCCGAATAGCGTCTGAGTCGTTCCTTCTAACTCATGTTGCTGTCGTCGATTTGCGATGGATCACGCTTGAGCGGGTCAGCTTTCTTTCTTCAACGAAAATTTCTTTTTACGCACGCAACGAAGTTCTACGCATCGCGAACAGATGCCGACAAGGCGGCAAAAAAATAACGCGTCGTCCAACTCGCGCTAAAAATTTAACGAAGCGCGAAGCGCTGTCTCGATTTGTCCCGACACGCTCCACGGAGCGCCATGGAAGATAACGCTTGACCCAAGACGGCGCTTTAGAGTATTTATTGCCCGAACTTCTAAATTCCGCCTCTAGGAACGCGCTTATGGCCGGTCGCAAATGTGAAAGGGTTAATCCCAATCTCTTCTTATAGAGACAGGTCAGAACATGAGCACTAATCTTCGAAATCGTTATTACTCTCCTGGACTTCATCGAGGAAGACCGGTCGCGGAAAGTCCCTCCTGGCGAGCGGGTAATGCATGCGCTTATGGGTATAATGTATGGGGCATTCCTGGCGTGCTTACTGCCGGAGCTTATGATCTGGTTCCAAAGACCATCCGGCTTCACACGGCACGACTATGGATGGCTCAGTTGGATCTTAACCACGATGGCGGTCGGAGTAACGATCTCGGGTGCAAGAGATTTAGTCGCCGTATGGCCGAAAGCGGCAGCAAGAGATTTGCTGCAACGTGACCGCGCCTAACCGCTCGCAGCGGACGCGCCGAGCAATGAAACGGGTTGAGATTGAAGTCCACAGTTTGTAGAATGCTTCGAGGAGATTTTCCTATGACATTCCCTGTCTTGGTAGAAGCTTGTGACGGTCAGTTTGCGGCGTCTCTTGTGGGGGTACCGAAGGTGCGCGTGGTAGAACCGACACGCTCCCAGGCCATCGATGCCCTAAAAGCAGAGATTGAGCGCCGCGTCGCCCTTGGCGAGCTTCTCGCCCTGGACATTGAGACGCTTGGTGTTTCCGACTTGGCCGGGAAGTACAATACAGACCCGACGCTGAGCACGATCCGTGACGATGCCTACCAGGCACGCGATGCCGACCGAGGCCGATGATCGCGTTCGACACGGATGTGTTGACGGAGATCCTGCTGGGGAACGCGGCTTTTGTGGCGCGGGCGGCGGCGATTCCGATGCGCGAACAGGCTGTCCCCGTGATCGTAATCGAAGAAATCATGCGGGGCAGACTCAATGTCATCCGGCAAGCCGAGGCAGGCATAGGCGGCGCCAGCATCGCACGCGCCTATGAACTGTTCGAGGAAACTTTCAGGGACTTTCGCCGTCTTCACATCCTTTCGTACACGACTCAGGCAGAGACATTGTACCAACAGTGGCGCCAACAGGGGATTCGTATTGCCACGCACGATTTGCGGATTGCTGCTCTTTGCATTGCACATCCTGCCAGATTGATTTCACGTAATCGCCGGGACTATGAACGTGTACCTGGGTTGATGGTCGAGTTCTGGGAGTGAGCGTCCTAATTCAGCGTGACACCGACCAGAGTGATATTGACCTTTCTGCTTTCGCCTGTCGCTTACATCTTGGTTTATATGACGGCGATAGCTGTATTTCTTCAATTCGCCGCTCTCGATAAAATTTCCGGAGTACAGTTTTATATGCCAACGTACTTCTTCTATGTTCTTCTTAGCATCCCGATCTTCCTTTTGGTTCGTCGATTCTATGGTTGGACCTTCATTTCGTGTTCGGTCTCGGCTTTACTGGTTGTCGCCGTGCCCGAAATCCTGACCGGTTCGTGGCCAGATCACGCACCGGTCTCTGCTTATCAACTTTGGTTATTGTCTGCTGTTGCGTCCTTAGTTTACGGGTGCGTATTTTGGTTTCTGGCTCCGCGCAAGTTTCGCCAAAAGGTTGCAAGCTAAATTTCGCTTGATCGTTAAGCTGTGAACTCCGGCATAGGAGGTGATCGATGAGCGCCTCTACGGAAAAGCATGTCTGGGCCGGTGGAGCGGCGTACGAGCCTTATGTCGGCCGGTGGAGTCGGATCGTGGCGCGGGAGTTTGTCGATTGGCTCCGTGTCCCACCTTCCGCTCGCTGGCTGGAAGTAGGATGCGGGACCGGAGCGCTTACCGAGATCATTTTGCGTCAAGCAAGTCCGGCCTCGGTCCACGGGATTGACCCATCAGATGGATACCTTGCTCTCGCCCGCGAACATATTCGGAACCCGCGAGTCCGGTTCGAGAAAGGCGACGCGCGCAACCTCGCGGTCGAATCGGAAAAGTATGACGCGGCCGTCTGCGGATTGGTCCTCAATTTCATATCGGATCTACAGGCCGGCATGTCCGAGTTGGCGCGCGTCGTTCGTCCGGGCGGGGCGATCGCGGCGTATGTGTGGGATTACGCCGGAAAGATGGAGTTGATGCGCTATTTTTGGGATGCCGCCGTCGCCCTCAAGCCCGAGAATCTGGAGCGCGACGAAGGCCGCCGATTCCCGATCTGTAAGCCGGAGCCTTTGAAGAAACTTTTCGAGAGTGCCGGATTGAAAAACGTGGAAACCCGCAGCATCGACGCACCGACTCACTTCCGGGATTTCGATGACTATTGGACGCCATTCCTCGGCGGGCAATTTCCGGCCCCGGAATATGCGATGTCGTTGAGCGAAGCGGACCGGATCGCTCTGCGCGACCGCATCCGTGCGACTCTCCCATTTGCAGAAGACGGCTCGATACGGTTGATTGCGCGCGCCTGGGCGGTTCGTGGCATACGGTAAAACTCCTGTTTGCAGTAATTTTATACGCTATTTGCCGTGACCGATCTGCGAAAACTACCATTTCTGCAAAGGCTTGAAAATAAACCGGTTCGCGAGTAAAATCCGGCCTTACCTTGGCGCGGCCTGTGACAACCCCCCAACTGAACTTGGCCGTATTTGTGCGTGTACCAAAAGAGCATTCGATGGCGCGCGATGGCATTTTCTTTTCACCCACGCGCCCGCGTACCGTGACGGCTCCCAGGAGTTAAATGGACCGGCATACCAACCCCAACGGCGAACCGGACATGTCCGAAGCCGGGGTCGAGAGACGCGAGGTTCTCGACGCCATCAGCAAAGCCGTTCTCCACCACACGTCTCTCAAGCCGCTGATCCACGACATTCTCGAAATGATTCTTCCGCTCGGCCCGTTCGACATGGGACGCGTGCGGCTTCTCGATCGGCGAACCGACCAAACCACCGTCGTCGGCTCTATAGGATGCACCGTCCTCCGGGACACGGAGGAGACCACGAGGGAGCCGCTGTTAAGAGTCGTCCGCGAGGCGATGAAGAGCGGCAGCCGCGCCCGCGTGATCGACGACGTCGATGCGTTTCCGAATCTCAGAACCGCCAAGAGAGAGGGCATCCGGACCGCGATCTTTTTGCCGATCTTCGACGCCGGGCAGGTCTTGGGTTGCATCGTCTTGGGCAGCCGCTCCGTCATCAAGGTCAGTTCCGAGCGGATCCGGCTGCTGGAGGCGATCGCGAATCACGTCGGCATCGGCATCACCAAGACCCGGATCTTCGAGGAGACGAGCCGGAATTTGGAGCGCGTCCGGGTGCTGCACGAGATCAACCTGGCGGTCACCTCGACCCTCGACCTCAAGTCCGTGCTCGATACGTTGCTCGAAAAAATCGAACAGGCGCTTTCCTTCCCCATCGTCGCGACCGTCCGAATTTTCAACAAGGAAAGTCAAACGACGGAGCTGCTCGCTTGCCGGAACATCGCCATAGAGGACTGCCGAAAAATCGTTCCGGACGGCGTGCGCGGGTTGAGCGGCATCCCGCTCGAAAAGAAGGCGCCGCTCGTCATCCCCAACGCGCTCAAAGATCCGCGCACTCGCTTCCCACATTTTTTCACCGAGAACGGGCTCGTCTCCTACGTCGGCCTGCCTCTGATCGCCAAGGGAGAAGCGCTCGGAACCATCACCATCTTCACCAAAGAAGAGCGCGAGTTCAGCCGCGAAGAGATCGATTTTCTCTCCGCGGTGGCGAGCCACGGCGCGATGGCCATCCATAACTCGCAGCTCTATCACGAAGCCAAAACAGCCAAGGACAAGCAGGAAGAAGCCAACCAGCGTCTGTCGCAACTGCTGCACCAGATCACCGGGCTGTATTCGGCGCTGGCGCCGCTCGACGCGTCGGAAAATCCGGCGCGCATGTTCGAGGACTTTACCGACCGTTTCTATATGGCCGCGGGAGCGGACGCCGTTTCCTTCCGCATATTCGACGAGACCACGTCTTCCTTCGTCTGCGTCGGCTACCGCGGATTCACGCTCGAGCATATGGCGTCGACCGGGGAAGCGGCCCGATTCAGCAACGCGCGGGTGGTTTACGAGACGGGAGAGCCGCTGATCTCCTCCGACATCGCCAAAGACCCCCGGCTGATAGAAAAAAAACAGCTCAAGGCGGGTTTTCATTCTTGCGCCTTTCTGCCCTTCAAGGTCAAAGGGAATGTGCGCGGAGTCATCCACCTCGCCAGCCGCGCGGCCGGTTTTTTCACCGAAGATAAAAAAGACCATCTGCTCGCGCTCTCCCGCCTGGTGGAGATCGTGTTCGAAAACCGGGATCTCTTCGACGAGGTGAAATCGGCGCGGGACTCGCTGGAAAAAGCCAACCAGAGGCTCAAGGCGCGCACCATCCAACAGGCGGTGCTGAACCACTTCGGCCAACTGGCGTTGTCGTCGAAGGCTATCCCAACGCTCCTGGACGAAGCGGCGCTCGAGATCTCGCTCGTCTTGCAAGTCGATTACTGCGAGGTCCTGGAGCTTCTCCCGGCCGGCGATCGC
Proteins encoded:
- a CDS encoding GAF domain-containing protein — translated: MDRHTNPNGEPDMSEAGVERREVLDAISKAVLHHTSLKPLIHDILEMILPLGPFDMGRVRLLDRRTDQTTVVGSIGCTVLRDTEETTREPLLRVVREAMKSGSRARVIDDVDAFPNLRTAKREGIRTAIFLPIFDAGQVLGCIVLGSRSVIKVSSERIRLLEAIANHVGIGITKTRIFEETSRNLERVRVLHEINLAVTSTLDLKSVLDTLLEKIEQALSFPIVATVRIFNKESQTTELLACRNIAIEDCRKIVPDGVRGLSGIPLEKKAPLVIPNALKDPRTRFPHFFTENGLVSYVGLPLIAKGEALGTITIFTKEEREFSREEIDFLSAVASHGAMAIHNSQLYHEAKTAKDKQEEANQRLSQLLHQITGLYSALAPLDASENPARMFEDFTDRFYMAAGADAVSFRIFDETTSSFVCVGYRGFTLEHMASTGEAARFSNARVVYETGEPLISSDIAKDPRLIEKKQLKAGFHSCAFLPFKVKGNVRGVIHLASRAAGFFTEDKKDHLLALSRLVEIVFENRDLFDEVKSARDSLEKANQRLKARTIQQAVLNHFGQLALSSKAIPTLLDEAALEISLVLQVDYCEVLELLPAGDRLVLRAGTGWRKGQVGEATVTSGIESHAGYTLAQNEPLVFEDLSRETRFRGSTLLSEHGVTSGIVMTIVGQERPFGTIGAYSATRRDFTEEQVHFLVSFAYILATAFNRSQAEQKLRESQRRYENLVESIEGIVWEADAQTFQATFVSHQAERILGFPAAQWIEEPHFWLQRLHPQDRRWVTDFCKKATREMQPFELEYRMIAADERAVWIRNIVTVVTESQRPAKLRGVCFDITERRRMEREISEISERERQRIGQDLHDELGQFLTGIACISTSLAQELDGKSMREAATATQIADLTNQAITQTRTLARGLYPVELQANGLLSALQELAVNAETLFGISCQLKCDPNVSVANDDVSIHLYRIAQEAIDNAVRHGKAKHIWLRLWDQNGIGIMSVTDDGSGLAGVARDHQGMGLRIMKYRAEMIGGILQIRKGHQRGTIVECSFQRRAGGEGKDDVESDPIAVNLKQKIHSVGR
- a CDS encoding ATP-binding protein, with product MQSVAEQICQTTAEVDVGVLADLISRFQQSSIELTQEYRRLQLRVANLDGELERKNRELEKSLFERERARAYLLSILESLKAGVLVLDPELNPTLVNRRWTELAGEGSREQLSRLTGERLMRCLEQGRRDVLPLECERSVKLPDGTTVPVHLTISEIVVHENQSGGYVLVLQDVGRLKRLEAEAARTRRLAALGEMAAEMAHQIRSPLGGIELYASLLKEKGDADSQRVAGEILSAVNRLYTTISHLLSFGAEPAIAADLVPVGLLMRDLKELTSPLFRSGQWRLNLDIEPGLPPLWGDRGLLAQALLNLVANAKEAMPDGGEVRLTVTRSPRYTVNGRIHRTLELSIIDDGIGIAPENRERIFDPFFTTKAAGTGLGLALTHKIVRAHHGSIEVTSEPGRGSRFVLLLPVAGSVEEYAETDSDS
- a CDS encoding type II toxin-antitoxin system VapC family toxin gives rise to the protein MIAFDTDVLTEILLGNAAFVARAAAIPMREQAVPVIVIEEIMRGRLNVIRQAEAGIGGASIARAYELFEETFRDFRRLHILSYTTQAETLYQQWRQQGIRIATHDLRIAALCIAHPARLISRNRRDYERVPGLMVEFWE
- a CDS encoding sigma-54 dependent transcriptional regulator, which translates into the protein MQKQILIADDDPTMRAALDEALKTAGYGVTACADGEEAGHAIDQGGVDLVVSDVRMPAVGGMELLKRFQGIPFIMVSGYATVPEAVEAMKVGAYDFLVKPFSYRELISLVENALTDGADGARGELATDDIVTTHPQMHALLKFAAQVAKSHAAVLITGESGTGKELLARFIHVRSRRDSGPFVAVNCAALPEGLLESELFGHEKGAFTGAVAAKPGKFELAHKGTLLLDEVSEMPLALQAKLLRVLQEREVDRLGGKRPLAIDARVIATTNRDLREMVRAGTFREDLFYRLNVIPLRLPALRERMQDIEPLARDFFSGRGYKKTSLSPGALAELMARAWPGNIRELFNVLERAAIIAAGGLIEREHLLLDDDMAAVVGAQSRVWNAIAAAPETPSANNGVDKIAPGISVREMEEKLIWKTLAEVRNNRTEAAKLLGISVRTLRNKLKQYRLRQCQMEA
- the fliE gene encoding flagellar hook-basal body complex protein FliE; this translates as MTIKELGTKALLPEVGQLPKAASNPTKAEFGTYLKEAVGEANQLQQKADQAIQQLVAEGKGDLQDTMVALEKADVSFRFMMQVRNKVLEAYQEIIRMQV
- a CDS encoding methyltransferase domain-containing protein, giving the protein MSASTEKHVWAGGAAYEPYVGRWSRIVAREFVDWLRVPPSARWLEVGCGTGALTEIILRQASPASVHGIDPSDGYLALAREHIRNPRVRFEKGDARNLAVESEKYDAAVCGLVLNFISDLQAGMSELARVVRPGGAIAAYVWDYAGKMELMRYFWDAAVALKPENLERDEGRRFPICKPEPLKKLFESAGLKNVETRSIDAPTHFRDFDDYWTPFLGGQFPAPEYAMSLSEADRIALRDRIRATLPFAEDGSIRLIARAWAVRGIR
- the flgC gene encoding flagellar basal body rod protein FlgC, with the protein product MDLYRILTVSSAGMNAQRDRMSVVSGNLVNSETTRTPEGGPYRRRDIIFQAAPVEEENFSSLMTVGFSQQRPSGILTVEVAGVRESSKAPRRVYDPEHPDADAQGYVFYPDINVMEEMADLMSAVRSYEANLAVFNATKGLVRRLLDFGRQP
- a CDS encoding sigma-54 dependent transcriptional regulator — encoded protein: MTTSIDSLLDQTAASLPWQTIGMVAGSPVMRQIFNLILKLAGSDATVLIMGESGTGKEMVANAIHNMGNRVSQPFVPVNCAAIPEELLESELFGHVRGAFTGAVNARQGRFQLAHGGTLFLDEVGEMSPKLQVKLLRVLQDRVFEPVGSDKAVRVDVRVIAATNRDLRQAVTEERFREDLFYRLNVLPIFLPPLRERREDVPLLIGHFLLLHSRKKGKAIETIESEALELLKRYDWPGNVRELENLMERLVVLNEDGVIRAKDLPGYLAEKRVAKGEISAAVSLPNEGVDLDALLKIIEGDLMRQALQRTGGNKSRAAELLKLNRTTLVERLRRQEQIARQFALPLSSVGNLTRDRFSLTAGRQIFPDGSMTGLAAS
- the flgB gene encoding flagellar basal body rod protein FlgB, giving the protein MAGFTLFNATHDLLQLSMRLRSMRHELLAGNIANADTPGYRAKDIDFAAALRALVAPENAPVQFPKTPGIQLISAPSIGFPQGGAIEPALVVQEAEAKLDGNSVDLDRQIANLVENSLSYETSLVLLGRKLAALRYAISEGRR
- the fliF gene encoding flagellar basal-body MS-ring/collar protein FliF → MPQQILQIFNNARQWLGHFLSSLSPKQKRLIVLAVPVFLVLAAAGNYLFKQGYYSPLFTNLSPQDGAAVIRELEADKIPFQLRGDGSVIAVPRQIVYEARLKLAGKGIPSGGGVGFEIFEKTSFGMSEFTQQVNYLRALQGELARTINSLGAVQSSRVHLALPSRSNFLAEEEKPSASAVVELRPGYHLTTEQVDGIIHLISTSVPKLTPDRVNVIDTSGRRLLGLPAAGAGAASEGESLHQLKVRFEQELERRIETMLDPVVGSGRTVVRVNAQMSFQETQMLREQFDPNNQVVRAQQFLEDAPGKSKTAGVPGVQSNIPGGEALNQKDGAQKEAAQKESAPKRSGQMVSYEVGKTTSRINEPRGQIMRTSVAVLVDGKYDGGNYAPRPPEELEQIKGIVMRAMGFDAERGDQVEVANIPFKAEPAPAISSLPIKSLPPWTTSPPLGIGAAAGAVLLGLLLFALLRRGGRRKPHREAVAQPQAPLMVKEAVEGVIDKVVVTQDPRREQLIQITRDYHEAMVRIIRTWLHEESGQKGAVRPPNGKRVEMPRAEALH